A genome region from Tolypothrix sp. PCC 7712 includes the following:
- a CDS encoding succinate dehydrogenase/fumarate reductase flavoprotein subunit, which produces MLEHDVIIVGGGLAGCRAAVEIARINPSLNIAVVAKTHPIRSHSVAAQGGMAASLKNVDTEDSWEAHAFDTVKGSDYLADQDAVAILTQEAPNVVIDLEHMGVLFSRLPDGRIAQRAFGGHAHNRTCYAADKTGHAILHELVNNLRRYGVQVYQEWYVMKLILEEGQAKGVVMYRLLDGHIEVLRAKAVMFATGGYGRVYNTTSNDYASTGDGLAMTAIAGLPLEDMEFVQFHPTGLYPVGVLISEAVRGEGAYLINSEGDRFMANYAPSRMELAPRDITSRAIAYEIRAGRGIHADGSAGGPFVYLDLRHMGREKIMSRVPFCWEEAHRLVGVDAVTQPMPVRPTIHYCMGGIPVNVDGRVRSSGDNFVDGFFAAGETACVSVHGANRLGSNSLLECVVYGKRTGAAIANFVQNRKLPIVDEQRYIKEAQQEIQALLEQPGKYRINEVRQAFQDTMTQYCGVFRTEELMSQGLEKLAELEQQYPQVYLDDKGKSWNTEIVEALELRSLMVVGHTILASALNRQESRGAHFREDYANRDDQRFLKHTMAYYSPAGIDIQYRPVAITMFQPQERRY; this is translated from the coding sequence ATGCTGGAACATGATGTAATTATTGTTGGGGGTGGCTTGGCTGGATGCCGTGCGGCGGTGGAAATTGCCCGCATTAACCCTAGTTTAAATATTGCTGTAGTTGCTAAAACTCACCCAATTCGTTCGCACTCAGTGGCGGCGCAAGGTGGGATGGCTGCGTCGCTGAAAAATGTTGATACCGAAGATAGTTGGGAAGCCCACGCCTTTGATACTGTTAAAGGTTCGGATTACTTAGCAGACCAAGATGCGGTAGCAATTCTTACTCAAGAAGCCCCAAATGTGGTGATTGACTTGGAACACATGGGCGTTTTATTCTCGCGCTTACCGGATGGAAGGATTGCTCAACGGGCTTTTGGTGGACATGCTCACAACCGGACTTGCTATGCTGCAGATAAAACTGGTCACGCCATTTTGCATGAATTGGTAAATAATTTGCGCCGCTACGGTGTGCAAGTTTACCAAGAATGGTACGTAATGAAACTGATTTTAGAAGAGGGACAAGCTAAGGGCGTAGTGATGTACCGCCTGTTAGATGGGCATATAGAAGTACTCAGAGCTAAAGCCGTGATGTTTGCCACCGGGGGATATGGTCGCGTTTATAACACTACATCCAATGATTACGCCTCCACCGGTGACGGTTTAGCAATGACAGCGATCGCAGGTTTACCTCTAGAAGATATGGAATTTGTGCAATTCCATCCCACAGGCTTATATCCGGTTGGGGTACTGATTTCCGAAGCAGTTAGAGGCGAAGGCGCATATCTAATTAACTCCGAAGGCGATCGCTTTATGGCGAACTATGCACCTAGTCGTATGGAACTGGCTCCTCGTGATATCACCTCACGAGCGATCGCCTACGAAATACGGGCTGGGCGTGGTATCCATGCTGATGGAAGCGCTGGGGGGCCATTTGTTTATCTGGATTTGCGCCACATGGGTAGAGAAAAAATCATGAGTCGCGTTCCCTTTTGTTGGGAAGAAGCCCATCGATTAGTTGGTGTTGATGCTGTGACTCAGCCCATGCCTGTACGTCCTACCATTCATTATTGTATGGGTGGTATCCCTGTGAACGTTGATGGTAGAGTCCGCAGTAGCGGTGATAATTTTGTTGATGGCTTCTTTGCGGCTGGTGAAACGGCTTGTGTTTCCGTTCATGGTGCAAATCGCCTGGGAAGTAATTCCCTTTTAGAATGCGTAGTTTATGGTAAACGAACCGGAGCTGCGATCGCTAACTTTGTGCAAAATCGCAAATTACCAATAGTAGATGAGCAACGTTACATCAAGGAAGCGCAGCAAGAAATTCAAGCTTTACTAGAACAGCCAGGAAAATACCGTATTAACGAAGTGCGCCAAGCTTTTCAAGATACCATGACTCAGTACTGTGGCGTTTTCCGTACTGAAGAATTAATGAGTCAAGGTTTAGAAAAATTAGCAGAATTAGAACAACAATATCCACAGGTATATTTAGACGATAAAGGCAAATCTTGGAATACAGAAATTGTAGAAGCCCTAGAATTACGCAGTTTAATGGTAGTAGGGCACACAATTCTGGCATCAGCATTAAATCGTCAAGAAAGTCGCGGCGCACATTTCCGTGAAGATTATGCCAATAGAGATGATCAGAGATTCCTCAAACATACAATGGCTTACTATTCACCAGCAGGGATTGATATTCAATATCGCCCAGTTGCAATTACCATGTTTCAGCCACAGGAAAGAAGATATTAA
- a CDS encoding HpsJ family protein, with amino-acid sequence MQEFNIPQSLEIEVSQLRKTINSLLWITKLFRTVGYSILVLVFIDLIDIFVPLNFKNPVWEFQMIGALVDLVAITLIGLALVFSGKLEKRLKWEFPFLLWLSRLCLLVGLLYLLLIPLGINNTISLYNVNIQGLNQDYSQQELLNSNWKQQSDLASAAEFNNLREHQSMREVKTQTLVDVNQSQNHPDKKLPATNLSRNFKLLKSSVKFNLGALLAAALFITIWKETSWAR; translated from the coding sequence ATGCAAGAATTTAACATTCCCCAATCGCTAGAAATAGAAGTATCACAACTGCGTAAAACTATTAATTCTCTGCTATGGATAACTAAACTTTTTCGTACAGTCGGCTATAGCATTTTAGTTTTAGTATTTATTGACTTAATTGATATATTTGTACCCTTAAATTTTAAGAATCCCGTGTGGGAATTTCAGATGATAGGAGCGCTAGTAGACCTGGTAGCTATAACCTTAATTGGGCTAGCTTTAGTATTCTCCGGTAAGTTAGAGAAACGTCTAAAATGGGAATTTCCGTTTTTACTGTGGTTATCAAGGTTATGTCTATTAGTAGGATTATTATATTTATTACTCATCCCTTTAGGAATTAATAACACTATCAGTCTTTATAACGTAAATATCCAGGGATTAAATCAAGATTATAGTCAACAGGAGCTACTCAATAGCAACTGGAAACAGCAGAGCGACCTAGCTTCAGCCGCAGAATTTAATAATCTTCGTGAACATCAGAGTATGCGAGAAGTAAAAACTCAAACATTAGTAGATGTGAATCAAAGCCAGAATCATCCAGATAAAAAATTACCAGCTACAAATTTATCTAGAAATTTCAAGTTGTTGAAAAGCTCGGTAAAATTTAATTTAGGAGCTTTGCTTGCTGCGGCTTTATTTATTACTATCTGGAAGGAAACATCCTGGGCTAGATAA
- a CDS encoding VOC family protein, whose product MCDRPPIDQQITFLYTQNLAASASFYEDKLGLHLWLDQGTCRIYTVTGSGYLGLCQASEIFSTKITEKQSSVIFTLVTQQVDEWYEYLQQQGVEFEKPPTFNEKYKIYHCFLRDPNGYLIEIQRFESLKITSV is encoded by the coding sequence ATGTGCGATCGCCCGCCAATTGATCAGCAAATTACCTTTTTATATACCCAGAATCTCGCAGCCTCAGCCAGCTTCTATGAAGACAAGCTGGGGTTGCATCTCTGGCTCGATCAAGGAACTTGTAGAATTTATACTGTTACTGGTTCTGGATACTTGGGATTGTGTCAAGCAAGTGAAATTTTCAGTACAAAAATTACCGAAAAACAATCAAGTGTAATTTTTACTTTAGTGACACAGCAAGTAGATGAGTGGTATGAGTATCTACAACAACAAGGTGTAGAATTTGAAAAACCGCCTACATTCAATGAGAAGTACAAAATTTATCATTGTTTTCTGCGCGATCCAAATGGTTATTTAATTGAAATTCAACGATTTGAATCACTTAAAATTACTTCTGTGTAA
- a CDS encoding heme oxygenase (biliverdin-producing), whose product MSSDLASKLREGTKQSHTMAENTAFMKCFLKGIVEREPFRKLIANLYLVYSALEAQLQRYSTHPVVSLIYFPILNRTANLEKDLAFYYGENWREQIAALEAGKTYVARINEIAETEPALLVAHAYVRYMGDLSGGQSLKKIIRSALDLPPDQGTGLHEFEQLPSVEAIRAFKGQYRDALNALPVDDALAEKIVAEANYAFALNRDVVHELEDDVRIAIGDHVFDLITRQDKPGSTERSPGSTSVELVAAD is encoded by the coding sequence ATGAGTAGCGATCTAGCAAGCAAGTTGCGGGAAGGAACAAAACAATCCCATACAATGGCGGAAAATACAGCCTTCATGAAGTGTTTTCTTAAAGGGATTGTCGAAAGAGAGCCTTTCCGCAAACTCATAGCTAACTTGTATTTAGTTTATAGCGCTTTAGAAGCACAACTTCAGCGTTATAGTACTCATCCTGTAGTGAGTCTGATTTATTTTCCCATATTGAACCGTACAGCTAATTTGGAAAAGGATTTGGCTTTTTACTACGGTGAGAACTGGCGGGAGCAAATTGCAGCCCTGGAAGCAGGTAAAACTTATGTAGCACGCATCAATGAAATTGCTGAAACTGAACCTGCATTACTAGTAGCTCATGCCTATGTGCGCTATATGGGAGACTTATCTGGGGGTCAAAGTTTAAAGAAAATTATCCGTTCAGCTCTAGACTTACCACCAGATCAAGGTACTGGATTGCATGAATTTGAGCAATTACCATCGGTTGAAGCCATTAGAGCATTTAAAGGTCAATATCGTGATGCTTTAAATGCATTACCAGTAGATGATGCTTTAGCTGAAAAAATTGTCGCAGAAGCAAATTATGCTTTTGCACTCAATCGCGATGTTGTCCATGAGTTAGAAGATGATGTGAGAATTGCAATTGGCGATCATGTTTTTGACTTGATTACACGCCAAGATAAACCCGGTAGCACAGAACGTTCACCTGGTAGTACTTCAGTAGAACTTGTGGCTGCTGACTAA